The Thermodesulfobacterium sp. TA1 sequence GCAAACCCCCCAAACCTTAAAAAAATATCTTATAGAAGAAACCTACGAACTTATAGAAGCCATAGAAAAAGAAAAGGATGAAGAAGTCAGAGAAGAGTTAGGGGACTTATTATTTTTGTTAATTTTTATCCTCTATCTTTATGAGGAAAAAGGGGTCTTTTCCTATAAAGACCTTTTTTATTATACCGCTCAAAAGATGATAAAACGCCATCCTCATGTGTTTGGAGACGAGGTAGCTAAGACTGCGGAAGAGGTGTTAAAACATTGGCAGAGGGTAAAAAAAGAAGAAGGTAAAAGTTCTTCGGTTTTAGGGAACATTCCTAAAAGCTTGCCTGCGTTGCAAAGAGCTTTCCGTTTAGGAGAAAGGGCAGCAAGAGTAGGTTTTGACTGGGAAGCTCCTGAAGAGGTTTTAAACAAGCTTAAAGAAGAAACAGAAGAATTAAAAGAAGCGATTAAAAAAGGAGACCAAGAAGCCTTAAAAGAAGAAATAGGAGACCTTCTTTTCACCGTAGCCAATCTTTCTCGTAAACTAAACATCAATCCTGAAGAAGCCTTAAAAGTAGCTTTAGAAAAGTTTGAGACTCGGTTTAAACGCTTAGAACAAGAAGTAGAAAAAAGAGGGCTTTCTTGGGAAGAACTAAGTTTGACACAGCTTGATCAAATCTGGGAAGAGATTAAAAATTCTTTATGAACCAAACGGTATTAAAGGTAGAAAACCTTTACTTTGCCTACGACGAAGCTTTAGTATTAAAAGATATAAACTTTGAGGTGAAACAAGGAGATTTCTTAGCCCTGATAGGTCCTAATGGAGGGGGAAAATCTACTCTAATCAAATGTATCTTAGGCTTTTTAAAACCGATTAAAGGGAAGGTTTTTTGGTGGAATAAAGAATTAAAAGATTTTAAAGAATGGTTTAAAATAGGTTATGTCCCTCAAAGGGCAGGTGATTTGATAGACTTTTTAACCCCCCTTACAGTAAAAGAATTTTTAATACTACCTGAAAAATGGTATAATAAACGTTTAAACCCAACCTATTTAGCAGAGGTTATCCACCTTTTTGGGCTTGAAAACTTATTAAATAAAAAATTAGGACAACTATCTTACGGACAACTACAAAGAGCTTATATAGCAAGGGCCTTAGTTTTAAAACCGCAGGTTTTGATCCTTGATGAACCTTCGGTAGGCCTTGACTTTTTTTCTCAAGAAAGATTTCATAATGTGTTAAAAGATCTACATCAAAAAGGCCTTACCATTCTTCTTATCACCCATGAAACCTGGTTGCTCACCAAATCGGTAAATAAAATCGCCTGTATTAACAAAAATCTATTTTTCCACGGAAGTCACGAAGAGTTTTGTGTTTTAAGCACCCAAAAAGATTTTTATTCTGACTATCATCGGATAGAACATACCCACTGGTAAAAAATGAACGAGCTTTGGTTATCTTTAGATATTTTAAAGTATGGGCTTTTATCTGGAGTTTTCCTTGGAATTTCTTTTGCCTTTACCTCTCCTTTTTTGGTCTTAAAAAGAAATTCTCTTTTTCCTCATGCCTTAACCCACATTTTATTTTTAGCCATTATATTTATTTCTGTACTTTCAGAATTTTTCCCCTCTCTTTTAGCCTATCCTGTTTTAGAATACCCTATCATGGGACTGATAGCCTTTTTCTGTACCTTTTTAATTTTTTTCTTAAAAAGAAAGCTTAAACTTTATGAAGATACTGCAACTTCTATCATTACCAGCTTAGCCCTGGGCATAGCTTTAATCATCATCGCAAAAACCTCTCAATATGACACCAGACTTCTTTCCTATCTTTTTGGAAGTTTGTTAGTGGTTAGTTCTAAAGAAGTTTTTGACAGCCTATGGATATCCCTTTTAACCGGAGTGGTGTTTTTTAAGTATTATCCTCTCTGGGTAACCCAAACCACAGACGTTGAGGTCCCAGGGATTGATTTTAAATGGCCTAATTTCTTTTTTTTAGTCGTTCTAACCCTTCAGGTTTTTATTAGCATTAAACTTATGGGGGTGCTGTTGGTTTCTTCTCTGTTTGTGTTTACCAGCACCTTTGGGTTAAAAATAGGTAAAAATCTTAAACAAACTATCTTATTAACTACTTTAACCAACCTTTTAAGCCTTTTAACCGGAATGCTGTTTTCTATTCTATGGGATATACCTTTTTCAAGCGCAGTAGTCTTATGTATGAGTTTTTGGCTATTGATTTTACTTATTTTTAAAAAAGGGGAGGTCTTAGGTGGTAGAATTTATAGATAGTCATGCCCATCTTAACCTTCCAGAGTTCAAAAAAGATTTAGAGGATACCATCAAAAGGGCTAAAGAAGCAGGGGTTATACACTGCATAGTAGTAGGTATTAACCCTTCTACCAACAAAAAAGCCTTAGAACTGTATCAAAAATATCCTGACTTCATTTCTCCAGCTATAGGGTTTCATCCCCATGAGGTTAAAAAAATCGCAGAAAAAGACTATTTGGAGCTTGAAAATTTATTAACCCAAGCAGTAGCTCTTGGAGAAATTGGACTTGACTGGGTAAAGGAATATTCACCTAAAGAGATGCAAATAAAACACTTTGAAAAACAACTTTCCTTGGCTAAAGCCTATCAAAAACCTGTAATCCTTCATCTTAGAGGAGACGAAGGCCTTTGGAAAACCGCCGTGGATATTCTTAAAAACTTTTTGCCGATTAAGTTTGTATCTCACTGTTTTACTGCAGGTGCTAAAATAGCAGAAATGGTCCTTGATATAGGAGGATATATCTCTATCCCTGGGGTTGTAACCTTTCCTAAGGCTGAAGACCTAAGAGAGGCAATAAAACTTATTCCTTTAGACCGGATTTTGATAGAAACCGACTGCCCTTACTTAGCCCCTGTGCCTTTTAGAGGAAAAAGAAACGAACCTGCCTTTTTGCCATATACTGCTCAAAAAATCGCGGAGATAAAAGGGGTTTCTTTAGAAGAGTTTTCAGAAAAAGTTAAAGCAAATACTATAGGATTTTTCTCTTTGGTGCTATAATATAAGGGCAATTTTTAAGTTTTAAGGTAAAAAGGAGGAGATTTAGATGCGTCTTAAGAGAGAGGTTTATATAGGAGAGCTAAACAAAGACTTTATAGGAAGAGAAGTTACAGTGTCTGGATGGGTGCTTAGAAGACGTGACCACGGTGGTATCATCTTCTTAGACTTAAGGGATAGGTCTGGTCTTCTTCAGGTAGTTTTTGAAGAAGACATAGACCCAGAGGTTCATGCTTTAGCTGACTCTATAAGGATAGAATATGTAATAAGTGTAAGAGGAAAAATAAGAAAAAGGCCAGAAGGGATGGAAAACCCAAAAATCTCTACAGGAGACATAGAGCTGGTAGCCACTGACGTAGAGATACATAATACCTCAAAAACCCCTCCTTTTCCTCTTGACGAAGACCTTTCAGAGGTTTCTGAGTCAATCCGTTTAAATTATCGTTATTTAGAAATGAGAAGTCCCGACGGATTAACCCCTTTTATTTTTAGACATAAGGTAAACCATTGTATAAGAGAGTTTTTAAACATTAAGGGATTCTTAGAGATAGAAACACCCTATCTAACCAAAAGCACCCCAGAAGGTGCAAGAGACTATTTGGTCCCAAGTCGTCTTTATCCTGGTAAGTTTTATGCTTTACCTCAATCTCCTCAGCTTTTTAAACAGATTTTGATGGTAGCAGGGGTAGATAAATACTACCAAATTGTAAGATGTTTTAGGGACGAAGACCTAAGAGCAGATAGACAGCCTGAGTTTACTCAATTAGATATGGAAATGTCTTTTGTAGAAGAAACAGATGTAATGGCATTGATAGAGGAACTGATGGCTTACGTGTTTGAGAAAAACCTTGGAATTAGCCTTTCCATCCCCTTTCCGGTGATAACCTTTGAAAAGGCTATGGAAGAATACGGCACAGACCGTCCTGACCTAAGGTTTGACTTGCGGTTAAAAGATCTTTCTGAACTTTTTAAAGAAACTTCTTTTAAGGTCTTTCGTTTGGCTTTAGACGCAGGCGGTGTGATAAAAGGTTTAAAGGCTCCAGCCTCTTTTTCAAGAAAGGAATTAGACGATTTAACTAAATTTGCTCAAGACTTAGGAGCAAAAGGTCTTGCCTGGATAAAATATAATAAAAACGGTAGCTCTTTTGAAGAAAAATGGAGCTCTCCTATCGTAAAATTCTTTGAACCCTCTCTTTTAGAGCGGTTAGCAGAAAGGTTTGAAACAGAAGAGGAACAGGCTACCTTCTTTTTTGTAGCCGACACTAAAGAGATAGCTAATTTGGTTTTAGGAGAACTAAGAAAACATATAGCTACCAAGCTTAACTTAATACCTCAAGGGACTTTTTCCTTTACCTGGGTAGTAGATTTTCCTCTTTTTGAATGGGACCCTGAAGAAAACAGACTGGTTTCGGTGCACCATCCCTTTACTCATCCTAAAGAGGAAGACCTTCATCTCTTAGACACCGATCCTTTAAAAGTGAGGTCTAAAGCCTATGATTTAGTGCTAAACGGTGTAGAAGTAGGCGGAGGGAGTATACGTATACATCGCAGAGAGCTTCAACAAAAGATTTTTAAACTGTTAAACATTTCTAACGAAGAAGCTGAAGAAAAATTTGGGTTCTTGCTTAATGCCTTAGAGTTTGGAGCCCCTCCTCACGGAGGAATAGCCTTTGGACTTGACAGGTTAATCATGCTTATGCTTGGTAAAAAGAGCATAAGGGAGGTTATCGCCTTTCCCAAAACCCAAAGGGCACAATGTCTACTTACCGGCGCACCTTCTGAAGTAAAAATAGAACAGATATTAGAATTACACCTTCTCCCTGGATGGGAAAAAAAGCCTAAACCTGAATGATAAAGTTTTTTTTAGAAGAAAGTCTTAAAGGTTTAGGAAAATGGCTCAGGTTTATAGGTTTTCAAGTGATTTTTTGTAAAGGTAAGATTACCGACCAAGAAATCTTAAAACATAAAGATTGTTTTTTCTTGATAACCAGCCCTGAAACCGCATCTAAGTTAGAAAAAGCAGGGGTAAAATTTTTGCTTTTACCAAGAGAAAACTTGAAAACTCAACTTAAACTTTGTATAAACCGTTTAAACCTTACAACAGACCTTCAACTTAACATTTGTACCTTATGTGGAACCGAACTTATCCCGGTAAACAAAGAGGATTTTAAAGACCTTATTCCTGAAAAGGTCTATCGCTTTTATAATGAATTTAACTACTGTCCCCTTTGCCAAAAACTTTACTGGGAAGGAGACCACATAAAAAGGCTTAAAGAAAAGTTTAAAAAGCTTATTTCTTAAGTCTTTTTATCAAAAGATCTAACACTTTAGGAGCATCTCCTATCAATCCAAGATGTGCCATCTTAACCAAAGGAGCTTCTTTATCGATGTTTACCGCCACGATATATTCTGAGTTTTCCATACCTACAGTATGTTGTAACGCCCCTGAGATCCCTAAACCTATATAAACCTTGGGTCTTACCGTTACCCCACTTATGCCTATCATCCTATCTTCTTCAACCCAACCCTCATAACATACCGGACGAGTGGCCCCTACCTCGGCTCTAAGAACCTCTGCCAATTCAAAAAGTTTCTGAAAGTTTTCTTTAGACCTAAGTCCTCTTCCTCCAGCTATCACCACTTTAGCCGTAGAGAGTCTGTTAGGTTGTTTTGCAGCCGGCGTAAACCTCCTAACCTTAAGCTTACTTACCCACGAAAAATCAGAAGGCATCTCTACTTCAAAAAACTTAGGTTCTTTTTCGCCATAGATAGCAGAAAACGCACCTATAGATAAGGTTGCCATCACAGGACTGGTGTTAGAAATAAGCTTAGCGATGATGTTTTCTCCGTAAGTAGGCCTTGTCATTACTATCTTTCCATCTTCTATCTCTAAATGGTTAACATGGGCACAAAGGCCTAAATTTAACCTACCTGCTATCCGAGGAGCTAAAGAGCACCCTATCGAGGTTGCAGGAAAAAACAAACCACAAGGATCGGTAGCTTTTACCATTTCCACCAAAACTTCAGCATATAAATCATCTCTAAAATGAGCCAGTTCTTGATGACAAACCATCCAAATTTCATCGGCTATACATTTTTTAAGTAGTTCTAAATCTTTAAAAGAATCTACATCATCTATCAGACATACAAGGACTACTTTTTTGTTCAGTTTTAAACCTAAATCTTTCAAAGGGGTTAAAATCTCTATGGATGAAGGATGTAACATTCCTTGAAAGACCTCACCAAAGGCTATAAGATTTCCCTTCTCAAGATTTTCTAATCTATATTTTTTAAACATATCCCACCTCTAAGGATTGATTATTCCTTTTTGTTCTAAAACTGAAACAAGTTTTTCTACCAAAAAGGAAGGATCTCCTTCTATCACCTGGCCTTTAATTTCTATCTTTTTCTCAAAAACGTCTACTACTTGGGTAGGTGACCCATTAAGACCTAATCTTTCAGGGATTAAATCCAAATCATTAGCGGCAAGAACCATCGGTTCCTTTACCTTGGCTTCTAAAAGTCTTTTTAAAGAAGGCGGTCTTAAATAGTCAAAAGCCTCAGGTAAAATAGAAGCTACAAAAGGAGGGTTTACTTCTAACTCCTCTTCTCCGTATTCTGTTTGGCGGATTACCACCCAACTATTTTCTTCTTTATAGATAGCTTTAACATGGGTAAGAGAGGGTAGTTCAAGTAAAGCTGCGGTTTCTGGAGGGACTTGTGAAGTCTCTCCGTCTATAGATTTAAGCCCCATAAGCACCAAAGAATAAGGCGACAACCTTTTAATAGCCTGAGCAAGCACATAACTGGTAGCCAAGGTATCTGAACCAGCAAAGGCTCTATCAGATAAAAGTACCATCTCATCGGCTACTATCCCATATACCTCTTTTAAAAGAGGTATTACATTGGGAGGTCCCATAGTAATAACATAAACTTTAAAACCGTAAGTTTCTTTAAGCCGGGCTGTCATCTCTATTGCTTGTCTGTCAGGTGGGTTAAGGATTAACTCTAAACTTTCTCTTTTTAAGGTGTGGGTCTTAGGGTCTACTTTGACTGTGCCTGGCTTAGGCACTCCTTTTATACAAAGAATTATTTTTTCCATCTCTAACCCCATTTTATTTATAGTATTTGAGAAGTTCTCTGGCTATCACATTTCTTTGGATCTCGTTGGTTCCTTCATAAATCTGCAAGCATTTTGCGTCTCTAAAGTATTTTTGCACAGGATAATCCCTCATATATCCCAAACCACCCATCATTTGGATGGCCCTTTCTGTGACCCACATAGCCATGTCTGTAGCAAAACATTTTACCATAGAAGAAGCTCCAGAAAAATCTTTAGCTCCTCGGTCTATAAATCTTGCCACACTATAAAGTAAGCTTCTTGCTGCCTCTATTTTCATCGCCATTTCAGCAAAGGTATGACTCACTGCTTGAAACTGATAAACCGGTTGACCAAACTGAATCCTTGATGCAGCATGCTTTAAAG is a genomic window containing:
- a CDS encoding electron transfer flavoprotein subunit alpha/FixB family protein, which encodes MFKKYRLENLEKGNLIAFGEVFQGMLHPSSIEILTPLKDLGLKLNKKVVLVCLIDDVDSFKDLELLKKCIADEIWMVCHQELAHFRDDLYAEVLVEMVKATDPCGLFFPATSIGCSLAPRIAGRLNLGLCAHVNHLEIEDGKIVMTRPTYGENIIAKLISNTSPVMATLSIGAFSAIYGEKEPKFFEVEMPSDFSWVSKLKVRRFTPAAKQPNRLSTAKVVIAGGRGLRSKENFQKLFELAEVLRAEVGATRPVCYEGWVEEDRMIGISGVTVRPKVYIGLGISGALQHTVGMENSEYIVAVNIDKEAPLVKMAHLGLIGDAPKVLDLLIKRLKK
- the aspS gene encoding aspartate--tRNA ligase, which codes for MRLKREVYIGELNKDFIGREVTVSGWVLRRRDHGGIIFLDLRDRSGLLQVVFEEDIDPEVHALADSIRIEYVISVRGKIRKRPEGMENPKISTGDIELVATDVEIHNTSKTPPFPLDEDLSEVSESIRLNYRYLEMRSPDGLTPFIFRHKVNHCIREFLNIKGFLEIETPYLTKSTPEGARDYLVPSRLYPGKFYALPQSPQLFKQILMVAGVDKYYQIVRCFRDEDLRADRQPEFTQLDMEMSFVEETDVMALIEELMAYVFEKNLGISLSIPFPVITFEKAMEEYGTDRPDLRFDLRLKDLSELFKETSFKVFRLALDAGGVIKGLKAPASFSRKELDDLTKFAQDLGAKGLAWIKYNKNGSSFEEKWSSPIVKFFEPSLLERLAERFETEEEQATFFFVADTKEIANLVLGELRKHIATKLNLIPQGTFSFTWVVDFPLFEWDPEENRLVSVHHPFTHPKEEDLHLLDTDPLKVRSKAYDLVLNGVEVGGGSIRIHRRELQQKIFKLLNISNEEAEEKFGFLLNALEFGAPPHGGIAFGLDRLIMLMLGKKSIREVIAFPKTQRAQCLLTGAPSEVKIEQILELHLLPGWEKKPKPE
- a CDS encoding metal ABC transporter ATP-binding protein, translating into MNQTVLKVENLYFAYDEALVLKDINFEVKQGDFLALIGPNGGGKSTLIKCILGFLKPIKGKVFWWNKELKDFKEWFKIGYVPQRAGDLIDFLTPLTVKEFLILPEKWYNKRLNPTYLAEVIHLFGLENLLNKKLGQLSYGQLQRAYIARALVLKPQVLILDEPSVGLDFFSQERFHNVLKDLHQKGLTILLITHETWLLTKSVNKIACINKNLFFHGSHEEFCVLSTQKDFYSDYHRIEHTHW
- the mazG gene encoding nucleoside triphosphate pyrophosphohydrolase, which gives rise to MKVTKDQAGFETLREIVKNLRGEKGCPWDKQQTPQTLKKYLIEETYELIEAIEKEKDEEVREELGDLLFLLIFILYLYEEKGVFSYKDLFYYTAQKMIKRHPHVFGDEVAKTAEEVLKHWQRVKKEEGKSSSVLGNIPKSLPALQRAFRLGERAARVGFDWEAPEEVLNKLKEETEELKEAIKKGDQEALKEEIGDLLFTVANLSRKLNINPEEALKVALEKFETRFKRLEQEVEKRGLSWEELSLTQLDQIWEEIKNSL
- a CDS encoding metal ABC transporter permease; protein product: MNELWLSLDILKYGLLSGVFLGISFAFTSPFLVLKRNSLFPHALTHILFLAIIFISVLSEFFPSLLAYPVLEYPIMGLIAFFCTFLIFFLKRKLKLYEDTATSIITSLALGIALIIIAKTSQYDTRLLSYLFGSLLVVSSKEVFDSLWISLLTGVVFFKYYPLWVTQTTDVEVPGIDFKWPNFFFLVVLTLQVFISIKLMGVLLVSSLFVFTSTFGLKIGKNLKQTILLTTLTNLLSLLTGMLFSILWDIPFSSAVVLCMSFWLLILLIFKKGEVLGGRIYR
- a CDS encoding Mut7-C RNAse domain-containing protein, which codes for MIKFFLEESLKGLGKWLRFIGFQVIFCKGKITDQEILKHKDCFFLITSPETASKLEKAGVKFLLLPRENLKTQLKLCINRLNLTTDLQLNICTLCGTELIPVNKEDFKDLIPEKVYRFYNEFNYCPLCQKLYWEGDHIKRLKEKFKKLIS
- a CDS encoding TatD family hydrolase, whose product is MVEFIDSHAHLNLPEFKKDLEDTIKRAKEAGVIHCIVVGINPSTNKKALELYQKYPDFISPAIGFHPHEVKKIAEKDYLELENLLTQAVALGEIGLDWVKEYSPKEMQIKHFEKQLSLAKAYQKPVILHLRGDEGLWKTAVDILKNFLPIKFVSHCFTAGAKIAEMVLDIGGYISIPGVVTFPKAEDLREAIKLIPLDRILIETDCPYLAPVPFRGKRNEPAFLPYTAQKIAEIKGVSLEEFSEKVKANTIGFFSLVL
- a CDS encoding electron transfer flavoprotein subunit beta/FixA family protein, which translates into the protein MEKIILCIKGVPKPGTVKVDPKTHTLKRESLELILNPPDRQAIEMTARLKETYGFKVYVITMGPPNVIPLLKEVYGIVADEMVLLSDRAFAGSDTLATSYVLAQAIKRLSPYSLVLMGLKSIDGETSQVPPETAALLELPSLTHVKAIYKEENSWVVIRQTEYGEEELEVNPPFVASILPEAFDYLRPPSLKRLLEAKVKEPMVLAANDLDLIPERLGLNGSPTQVVDVFEKKIEIKGQVIEGDPSFLVEKLVSVLEQKGIINP